In a genomic window of Passer domesticus isolate bPasDom1 chromosome 3, bPasDom1.hap1, whole genome shotgun sequence:
- the GINM1 gene encoding glycoprotein integral membrane protein 1 isoform X1 — protein sequence MGHFTTAGNNFHYVNHLMQCCGRYHCKYHCWSTKTEMRNDRKTQERHLHPVRALRMIGPFLVQIGVLCEGIYQHRRGQGAVEYGTGSVEAIRVGVMMLNTSGELHKVQVLFNITYVNGQVYLNDFPMKTGVAHITCQTVILENRSLDNLADQQQLGTVSVRIMVHEWPLSSTSDLQLIVIQEEVTEIDGKQVQQEEVTEIDILVKDLRVLRHSNYTVPLKESMLYSLPRDNDVLFTLPNLSGKDIQDPLQTTSQYLIQQVETTVDEETLPGKLPETPLRTEPPSSYKVMCQWVEDLRKGLCRFWFQSLPILFSFMEVVVVGVVGAALIIKVLKLILPSCENKGILLLDQVSFVPVTTISLPSDLSDRKNNLDEKACT from the exons ATGGGTCATTTCACAACagcaggaaataattttcactATGTCAACCATTTGATGCA ATGCTGTGGCCGTTACCACTGTAAATATCACTGCTGGAGTACTAAAACAGAGATGAGAAATGATAGGAAAACTCAGGAGAGACATTTACATCCTGTAAGAGCATTAAGAATGATAGGGCCATTTTTAGTGCAGATTGGAGTTTTGTGTGAAGGCATTTAccagcacaggaggggacaAGGAGCTGTGGAGTATGGAACGGGGTCAGTG gaagcaATTAGAGTTGGTGTTATGATGCTGAACACCAGTGGAGAACTCCATAAAGTACAG GTTCTTTTTAACATCACCTATGTTAATGGACAGGTGTATCTAAATGACTTTCCTATGAAAACCGGGGTTGCCCACATAACATGCCAAACAGTAATAT TGGAGAACAGAAGCTTGGATAACTTAGCggatcagcagcagctgggaaccGTCAGTGTTCGAATCATGGTTCACGAGTGGCCTTTGTCATCCACTTCTGATTTGCAGCTGATTGTCATTCAGGAAGAAGTGACAGAAATTGATGGaaaacag GTTCAGCAGGAAGAAGTAACAGAAATAGATATTTTAGTAAAGGACCTGAGAGTACTTAGACATTCCAACTACACCGTCCCTTTGAAAGAGAGCATGCTGTACTCCTTGCCAAGGGACAACGACGTGTTATTTACACTGCCCAACCTCTCAGGAAAAG ATATTCAAGATCCACTGCAGACTACCAGTCAGTACCTCATCCAGCAAGTAGAAACTACAGTGGATGAAGAGACATTACCTGGCAAGTTACCAGAGACCCCTCTTAGGACAGAACCTCCATCTTCTTACAAG GTGATGTGCCAGTGGGTGGAAGACTTGAGAAAAGGGTTGTGCAGATTCTGGTTTCAATCTCTACCTATCTTGTTTAGTTTCATGGAAGTTGTTGTTGTTGGAGTTGTTGGAGCAGCTCTTATTATCAAAGTCTTAAAGCTGATTCTCCCTTCCTGTGAAAATAA AGGCATCCTTCTCCTGGATCAAGTCAGCTTTGTACCTGTGACTACCATCAGCCTGCCTTCAGACCtttcagacaggaaaaataatttagatgAGAAAGCATGTACTTAA
- the GINM1 gene encoding glycoprotein integral membrane protein 1 isoform X2 → MEAALGRRDLLLLPLLLPPLAAALLGPAAPLGQEAIRVGVMMLNTSGELHKVQVLFNITYVNGQVYLNDFPMKTGVAHITCQTVILENRSLDNLADQQQLGTVSVRIMVHEWPLSSTSDLQLIVIQEEVTEIDGKQVQQEEVTEIDILVKDLRVLRHSNYTVPLKESMLYSLPRDNDVLFTLPNLSGKDIQDPLQTTSQYLIQQVETTVDEETLPGKLPETPLRTEPPSSYKVMCQWVEDLRKGLCRFWFQSLPILFSFMEVVVVGVVGAALIIKVLKLILPSCENKGILLLDQVSFVPVTTISLPSDLSDRKNNLDEKACT, encoded by the exons gaagcaATTAGAGTTGGTGTTATGATGCTGAACACCAGTGGAGAACTCCATAAAGTACAG GTTCTTTTTAACATCACCTATGTTAATGGACAGGTGTATCTAAATGACTTTCCTATGAAAACCGGGGTTGCCCACATAACATGCCAAACAGTAATAT TGGAGAACAGAAGCTTGGATAACTTAGCggatcagcagcagctgggaaccGTCAGTGTTCGAATCATGGTTCACGAGTGGCCTTTGTCATCCACTTCTGATTTGCAGCTGATTGTCATTCAGGAAGAAGTGACAGAAATTGATGGaaaacag GTTCAGCAGGAAGAAGTAACAGAAATAGATATTTTAGTAAAGGACCTGAGAGTACTTAGACATTCCAACTACACCGTCCCTTTGAAAGAGAGCATGCTGTACTCCTTGCCAAGGGACAACGACGTGTTATTTACACTGCCCAACCTCTCAGGAAAAG ATATTCAAGATCCACTGCAGACTACCAGTCAGTACCTCATCCAGCAAGTAGAAACTACAGTGGATGAAGAGACATTACCTGGCAAGTTACCAGAGACCCCTCTTAGGACAGAACCTCCATCTTCTTACAAG GTGATGTGCCAGTGGGTGGAAGACTTGAGAAAAGGGTTGTGCAGATTCTGGTTTCAATCTCTACCTATCTTGTTTAGTTTCATGGAAGTTGTTGTTGTTGGAGTTGTTGGAGCAGCTCTTATTATCAAAGTCTTAAAGCTGATTCTCCCTTCCTGTGAAAATAA AGGCATCCTTCTCCTGGATCAAGTCAGCTTTGTACCTGTGACTACCATCAGCCTGCCTTCAGACCtttcagacaggaaaaataatttagatgAGAAAGCATGTACTTAA